A DNA window from Undibacterium sp. YM2 contains the following coding sequences:
- a CDS encoding efflux transporter outer membrane subunit, with amino-acid sequence MSGTKFILTTLVASMMLAGCASVGPDYQRPALETPASPGVVVTQNKLAAVDYAAWWKSFQDPVLDGLLDEAAKNNQDLQLAAARIEEARAVAVGANSNRYPSVDANLGATRTRTSENAGKLGTGASPYSKDFQLSLTASYEVDFWGKLARADEAARARLLAQEANRGLVQSSLYANVAQTYFSLRAADAQLALADSTLKTRQENLRLQQRRFKAGATSELDLHVAESEAAASDISYAQARQALSNIESTLAVLLGRSASAIAQPVIARGNEIDSLHQQLTMPADLPSDLLNRRPDILSAEQALVAANADIGQAKSQYFPSVKLTTTAGYESRVFQDLINPASLLWSLGSSLAQPIFRAGAIGAVVQGAEARKNQALAQYVQAVQGAFRDVHDALNNTAANEQVNLASERRVVALKDSLRLADLRYKNGYSSYLEVLNAQRDLYQAQSSLIDSKRAQLSAVVSIYKAVGGGWSKPEVLASK; translated from the coding sequence ATGTCTGGAACAAAATTCATATTAACGACACTGGTTGCCAGCATGATGCTGGCAGGCTGTGCCTCGGTAGGGCCTGACTACCAGCGCCCGGCGCTGGAAACTCCGGCCAGCCCCGGTGTGGTGGTCACGCAAAACAAACTGGCAGCAGTTGATTATGCAGCCTGGTGGAAAAGCTTCCAGGACCCGGTACTTGACGGTCTGCTCGATGAAGCGGCCAAAAATAACCAGGACTTGCAGCTGGCCGCAGCGCGTATAGAAGAAGCACGTGCAGTTGCTGTCGGTGCCAATTCGAACCGCTATCCCAGTGTGGATGCTAACCTCGGCGCAACCCGTACCCGCACCAGTGAAAATGCCGGTAAGCTGGGTACCGGTGCCAGCCCGTACAGCAAAGACTTTCAACTGAGCCTGACAGCTTCGTATGAAGTCGATTTCTGGGGCAAGCTGGCGCGTGCCGATGAAGCAGCCCGTGCGCGTTTGCTGGCGCAGGAAGCCAATCGTGGCCTGGTGCAAAGCAGCCTGTATGCGAATGTGGCGCAGACTTATTTCAGCCTGCGCGCAGCCGATGCACAACTGGCTCTGGCGGATTCGACCCTTAAAACCCGTCAGGAAAACCTGCGTTTGCAACAGCGCCGTTTTAAGGCAGGTGCAACCAGCGAACTTGATTTGCATGTAGCTGAATCTGAAGCAGCCGCATCGGACATCAGTTATGCTCAAGCCAGGCAAGCCTTGTCAAACATAGAATCGACACTGGCTGTTTTGCTGGGCCGTTCTGCCAGTGCGATTGCGCAGCCTGTGATTGCACGTGGTAATGAAATAGACAGCCTGCATCAGCAATTGACGATGCCTGCAGACTTGCCATCTGATTTGCTGAACCGCCGTCCGGATATCCTGTCGGCAGAGCAGGCGCTGGTCGCTGCCAATGCAGATATCGGTCAGGCCAAGTCACAATATTTCCCTAGTGTTAAATTGACGACGACTGCTGGTTATGAATCCAGGGTATTCCAGGACTTGATCAATCCGGCATCGCTGTTATGGAGCCTGGGTAGCAGTCTGGCGCAACCTATCTTCCGTGCCGGTGCAATTGGTGCGGTAGTACAAGGCGCGGAAGCCCGCAAGAACCAGGCCCTGGCGCAATATGTGCAGGCAGTGCAGGGCGCTTTCCGTGATGTGCATGATGCGCTGAATAATACGGCGGCTAATGAGCAGGTCAACCTGGCTTCCGAGCGCAGGGTGGTCGCATTGAAAGATTCATTGCGCCTGGCGGATTTGCGCTACAAGAATGGCTATAGCAGCTATCTGGAAGTCTTGAACGCACAACGCGACCTGTACCAGGCACAGTCCAGCCTGATCGACAGCAAGCGTGCGCAATTGTCTGCCGTGGTCAGTATCTACAAGGCGGTGGGCGGAGGCTGGAGCAAGCCTGAGGTTTTGGCCAGCAAGTAA
- a CDS encoding SCO family protein has product MKSALNTWKAIAASFLLLALHAHAGSSEAVATTKAQAKIQSIPGDSVYRLPINLENQQAQNFKLADQAGNIVITSMFYNSCEYVCPMLIDTIRMLEKKLDEKEKSHLSVLLVTLDPARDKVATLQSIAKARELDTQHWVLARTSEKSVRQLAAVLNIQYRQMDSGEFNHTSALILLDRNGRILARSGTLGSVDDEFLQKIKLALKSLDAGTAAAAP; this is encoded by the coding sequence ATGAAATCAGCTTTGAACACATGGAAGGCCATTGCAGCCTCTTTTCTACTGCTTGCACTGCATGCACATGCAGGTAGCAGCGAAGCAGTAGCAACAACAAAAGCACAAGCAAAAATACAGTCAATACCAGGTGACTCTGTTTACCGCTTGCCTATCAACCTGGAAAATCAGCAAGCCCAAAATTTTAAGCTGGCAGACCAGGCCGGCAATATCGTCATCACCAGCATGTTCTACAACTCATGTGAATATGTTTGCCCCATGCTGATAGACACCATACGCATGCTGGAAAAAAAACTGGATGAAAAAGAGAAATCTCATTTATCCGTCCTGCTGGTGACCCTTGATCCAGCCAGGGACAAGGTCGCCACTTTGCAATCCATCGCCAAAGCCAGGGAACTGGATACGCAGCACTGGGTACTTGCACGCACCAGTGAAAAATCCGTGAGACAACTGGCTGCGGTATTAAATATTCAGTACCGGCAAATGGACAGCGGCGAATTCAACCATACCAGCGCCCTCATTTTGCTGGATAGAAATGGCCGCATACTCGCCCGTAGCGGCACCTTGGGGTCAGTGGATGATGAATTCTTGCAGAAGATAAAACTCGCACTCAAAAGCCTGGATGCTGGCACTGCTGCTGCGGCGCCTTAA
- a CDS encoding formylglycine-generating enzyme family protein produces MANCNRRGSKSKLGQAMLGTVFLLAPAIICAAEYVAIPGKQFASVLSGSDVKDMARVPFFAMRTSPVTTGEYQQFLHIHPEWQRDQVASIFADASYLHAWASASDVGNEKKLTQAITSVSWHAAQAYCESEDARLPSWYEWELVAAADEQHADARSDPAWRARILSWYSESPAQSSANMSHAPNYYGVRDMHGLIWEWVSDFNALLISADSRTQGDPDKLQFCGAGAISLQNKENYAILMRVALLSSLTGASTTDNLGFRCARDLKEEKK; encoded by the coding sequence ATGGCGAACTGTAACAGGCGTGGCAGCAAATCAAAGTTAGGGCAGGCTATGCTGGGGACGGTCTTCTTGCTGGCTCCTGCGATTATCTGTGCCGCTGAATATGTTGCCATTCCGGGCAAGCAGTTCGCCAGTGTATTGTCTGGGTCCGATGTAAAGGACATGGCCAGGGTCCCATTCTTTGCCATGCGCACCAGCCCGGTAACAACGGGGGAATACCAGCAATTCCTGCACATCCATCCTGAATGGCAGCGGGATCAGGTCGCCTCTATCTTTGCAGATGCCAGCTATTTGCATGCGTGGGCTTCGGCAAGCGATGTGGGGAATGAAAAGAAATTGACGCAGGCAATTACCAGCGTCAGCTGGCATGCAGCCCAGGCTTACTGTGAATCGGAAGACGCGCGCCTGCCCAGCTGGTATGAATGGGAGCTCGTGGCAGCAGCAGATGAGCAACATGCCGATGCCCGCAGTGACCCGGCCTGGCGTGCGCGCATACTCTCATGGTATTCAGAATCACCAGCCCAGTCGTCAGCTAACATGAGCCATGCACCAAATTATTATGGTGTCCGGGATATGCATGGCCTGATATGGGAATGGGTCAGTGACTTTAATGCCCTGCTGATCAGCGCTGACAGCCGTACCCAGGGTGATCCGGACAAACTGCAATTCTGTGGTGCCGGTGCCATCAGCCTGCAAAACAAGGAAAACTACGCGATCCTGATGCGGGTAGCCCTGCTGTCATCGCTGACTGGTGCAAGCACGACCGACAATCTGGGTTTCCGCTGTGCGCGCGACCTCAAGGAAGAAAAAAAATGA
- the nirK gene encoding copper-containing nitrite reductase, whose product MKNIFRGFFASLLARILFVSLFLTLSAHAAESKDSKSNKGTGDFGPPQGPVIRAVLTSPPFVPPPIKRNHPAKVIVELEVVEKEMAISEGVKYMFWTFGGTVPGSFIRVRQGDTVEFHLKNHPSSKMPHNIDLHGVTGPGGGASSSFTAPGHESQFTFKALNEGIYVYHCATAPVGMHVANGMYGLILVEPPQGLPPVDREYYVMQGDFYTTGKYREKGYQPFDMEKAIDEKPTYVLFNGAEGALTGDKALTAKTDEKIRLFVGNGGPNLVSSFHVIGAIFDKVRFEGGSNFQKNVQTTLIPAGGAAVVEYQTKVPGSYVLVDHSIFRAFNKGALAIMKVDGAEKKDIYSGKELDSVYLGDRAQANLSAVSTAAKAAESGTLTVQDQVNAGGQLFAGTCSVCHQANGAGLPGVFPPLAQSDYLNTDPQRSIGVLLRGLSGKVSVNGKDFDSVMPAMNQLNDDEVANILTYVLNSWGNKGGRILASEVKAERARAVPAKAAAH is encoded by the coding sequence ATGAAAAACATTTTCAGAGGATTTTTTGCATCCCTGCTTGCACGCATCTTGTTCGTCTCGCTGTTCCTGACTTTGTCAGCGCATGCGGCGGAGAGTAAAGACAGTAAAAGCAACAAAGGCACTGGTGATTTTGGCCCTCCCCAGGGGCCAGTCATACGTGCAGTACTGACCAGCCCACCCTTTGTTCCTCCACCAATAAAACGCAACCATCCGGCAAAAGTCATTGTCGAGCTGGAAGTCGTGGAAAAGGAAATGGCTATCTCTGAAGGTGTGAAATACATGTTCTGGACCTTCGGCGGCACCGTGCCAGGAAGTTTCATTCGTGTGCGCCAGGGTGATACGGTTGAATTCCATCTCAAGAACCACCCCAGCAGCAAGATGCCACATAATATTGACTTGCATGGCGTAACTGGCCCTGGCGGTGGCGCATCTTCCAGCTTCACTGCACCTGGCCATGAATCACAATTCACCTTCAAGGCACTCAATGAAGGTATTTATGTTTATCACTGCGCGACTGCACCTGTGGGCATGCATGTTGCCAACGGCATGTATGGCCTGATCCTGGTTGAACCACCACAAGGCCTGCCACCCGTAGATCGTGAATACTATGTCATGCAAGGCGATTTCTACACCACCGGCAAATACCGTGAAAAAGGTTACCAGCCTTTCGACATGGAAAAAGCCATCGATGAAAAACCAACCTATGTCTTGTTCAACGGCGCCGAAGGTGCCCTGACTGGTGACAAAGCCCTGACTGCCAAAACAGATGAGAAAATTCGCCTGTTCGTCGGTAATGGCGGCCCCAACCTGGTATCCAGCTTCCACGTAATTGGTGCCATCTTTGATAAGGTACGTTTTGAAGGCGGCAGCAATTTCCAGAAAAATGTACAAACTACGCTCATCCCGGCTGGCGGTGCAGCAGTGGTTGAATACCAGACCAAGGTGCCTGGCAGCTATGTACTGGTCGATCACTCAATTTTCCGCGCATTCAATAAAGGTGCACTGGCCATCATGAAAGTCGATGGCGCAGAGAAGAAGGATATCTACTCAGGCAAAGAACTCGATTCAGTTTATCTGGGTGACCGTGCACAAGCGAATCTGTCTGCAGTCAGCACAGCAGCCAAGGCAGCAGAGAGTGGCACACTGACAGTGCAGGACCAGGTTAATGCAGGCGGACAATTGTTTGCGGGCACCTGCTCAGTCTGCCATCAGGCAAATGGCGCGGGCTTGCCCGGCGTATTCCCGCCATTGGCACAGTCTGACTACCTCAATACTGACCCACAAAGATCAATAGGCGTACTGCTGCGTGGTTTAAGTGGCAAAGTCAGTGTCAATGGCAAAGATTTTGATTCCGTCATGCCTGCCATGAACCAGTTGAATGATGATGAAGTCGCCAATATCCTCACTTATGTCCTGAATAGCTGGGGCAACAAGGGCGGACGCATACTGGCCAGTGAAGTCAAGGCCGAGCGTGCCAGGGCTGTGCCTGCCAAAGCAGCGGCACATTGA
- a CDS encoding Rrf2 family transcriptional regulator — MRLTAFTDYTLRTLMYLAQHEDRLVTIQEIAELHSISKSHLTKVVHQLGMSNMVETIRGRNGGLKLNLPPEKINIGDVVRNAESDFDMAECFDRHSNTCSYSGACILKGVLSRATDSYLSVLDAVTLADLVAQKNSLGKIQLFAGKKIKRT, encoded by the coding sequence ATGAGATTGACCGCATTTACCGACTACACCCTGCGCACCCTGATGTACCTGGCACAACATGAGGACAGGCTGGTGACCATACAGGAAATTGCCGAGTTGCACAGCATCTCGAAAAGCCACCTGACCAAAGTTGTCCATCAACTGGGAATGTCGAACATGGTAGAAACCATACGTGGCCGCAATGGCGGCCTGAAACTGAATCTGCCGCCAGAAAAAATTAATATAGGTGACGTGGTACGCAACGCTGAATCTGATTTCGATATGGCCGAGTGTTTTGACCGTCACAGCAATACCTGCTCCTACTCAGGTGCCTGCATTTTAAAAGGCGTACTGAGCCGGGCTACAGACTCCTATCTATCAGTGCTTGATGCAGTGACACTGGCCGACCTGGTCGCGCAAAAAAACAGCCTTGGCAAAATACAGCTTTTTGCGGGCAAGAAAATAAAGCGGACATGA
- a CDS encoding nitric-oxide reductase large subunit, producing the protein MHATRKLWTWLAVICVLSFTVLGWVGTEIYLTAPPIPKQVVSVDGTVLFSEGQVGRGQEAWLSAGGQQLGTVWGHGSYVAPDWSADWLHRESLALLDIWAQKEAQTSYEQLSPGRQAELKARLKEEMRRNTHDASGNVITVSADRAKAIQSVAQHYMALFGNDPSLENLREQYAMNRGSLPEIKDLQALPAFFFWSAWAAATDRPGAADLSYTSNWPHEPLVNNTPTAGAGIWSIASVILMIAAIAGMIFYHSISKEESDPIPPKADPLFDLKPTPSMRATRKYFYVVIGLILAQVGMGVITAHYAVEGHSFFGFPLADILPFTVSRTIHTQFAVLWIATAWLATGLYIAPAISGHEPKFQKLGVNVLFYALLFIVVGSTAFGWLGSLQHKGNEFSFWIGNQGLEFTSMGRVWQILLFVGLLFWVTLLGRGLMPALKKPSESRGLIAMVFLAAMCIGGFYATSLTWGPHTHYSMIEYWRWWLVHLWVEGFFEVFATAVIALLFTRLGLIRAATANSAIILETIVFLFGGILGTLHHLYFTGTPTFVIAIGAMFSALEVVPLAMIGVEAFRNYQRSKAAAWVQAYKWSILCFIAVGFWNTVGAGLLGFSINTPIALYYMQGLNMTAAHGHAALFGVYGMLGIGLLLFCLRGLSERALWSDKLLQAMFWLLNIGLAMMVFMSLVPAGIYQAVASISKGMWYARSPEVIHSHFMETLVWLRVPGDVVFSVGVVCLAIFALRLLIGKKRTQASALDMTYAKASGKL; encoded by the coding sequence ATGCATGCCACGCGTAAACTCTGGACTTGGCTCGCTGTCATCTGTGTTCTATCATTTACCGTCCTTGGCTGGGTGGGCACAGAAATTTACCTGACTGCGCCGCCTATTCCCAAACAAGTCGTCAGTGTTGACGGCACTGTCTTATTTTCTGAGGGGCAGGTAGGGCGCGGCCAGGAAGCCTGGCTATCTGCGGGTGGGCAGCAGCTTGGCACGGTATGGGGCCATGGCAGTTATGTCGCACCTGACTGGTCTGCTGACTGGTTGCACCGTGAATCACTGGCTCTGCTCGATATCTGGGCGCAAAAAGAGGCGCAGACATCTTATGAGCAACTTAGTCCGGGCCGCCAGGCCGAGTTGAAGGCTCGCCTCAAAGAAGAAATGCGGCGCAATACCCACGATGCCTCTGGCAATGTGATTACTGTGAGTGCAGACCGTGCCAAGGCTATACAAAGCGTGGCGCAGCATTATATGGCCTTGTTTGGCAATGATCCTTCATTGGAAAACTTGCGTGAGCAATATGCGATGAACCGAGGCAGCCTGCCAGAAATCAAGGACTTGCAAGCCTTGCCTGCATTCTTTTTCTGGTCGGCCTGGGCCGCCGCCACAGACAGACCGGGCGCGGCTGACCTCAGCTATACCAGCAACTGGCCGCATGAACCCCTGGTCAATAATACGCCGACAGCAGGTGCAGGCATCTGGTCCATCGCCAGTGTCATACTGATGATCGCGGCGATTGCGGGGATGATTTTTTATCACTCCATCAGCAAGGAAGAGAGTGATCCCATACCTCCCAAGGCTGATCCCTTGTTTGACCTGAAGCCTACTCCTTCCATGCGGGCAACCAGGAAATATTTCTATGTCGTCATAGGCTTGATACTGGCTCAGGTCGGCATGGGCGTGATTACTGCCCATTATGCAGTCGAAGGCCACAGCTTCTTTGGCTTTCCGCTCGCTGACATATTGCCGTTCACTGTCAGCCGCACCATACATACGCAATTTGCCGTCCTGTGGATAGCCACAGCCTGGCTGGCGACGGGCCTGTATATTGCGCCCGCCATTTCTGGCCATGAACCTAAATTCCAGAAGCTTGGTGTCAATGTGTTGTTCTATGCCTTGCTGTTTATCGTGGTCGGCTCCACCGCATTTGGCTGGCTGGGCAGCCTGCAGCACAAAGGCAATGAATTCAGTTTCTGGATAGGCAATCAGGGACTGGAATTCACCAGTATGGGCAGGGTCTGGCAAATACTCCTGTTCGTCGGCCTGTTGTTCTGGGTGACCTTGCTGGGACGCGGCTTGATGCCTGCATTGAAAAAACCATCCGAGAGCCGTGGCCTGATTGCCATGGTATTCCTGGCTGCCATGTGCATAGGCGGTTTCTATGCCACCTCACTGACCTGGGGTCCACATACCCATTACTCCATGATTGAATACTGGCGCTGGTGGCTGGTGCATCTGTGGGTAGAAGGCTTCTTTGAGGTGTTCGCTACCGCAGTGATTGCCCTGCTGTTCACCCGCCTGGGCCTGATCCGTGCAGCAACGGCGAATAGTGCAATTATCCTGGAAACCATCGTCTTCCTGTTTGGTGGCATCCTGGGGACTTTGCATCACCTGTATTTCACCGGCACCCCCACTTTTGTCATTGCCATTGGTGCCATGTTCTCTGCGCTTGAAGTTGTGCCGCTGGCCATGATAGGTGTTGAGGCTTTCCGTAACTACCAGCGCTCAAAAGCGGCAGCCTGGGTGCAGGCCTACAAGTGGTCGATACTGTGCTTTATTGCTGTTGGTTTCTGGAACACTGTTGGCGCGGGTTTGCTGGGCTTTTCCATCAACACCCCTATTGCCCTGTACTACATGCAAGGCTTGAATATGACAGCTGCGCACGGCCATGCTGCCTTGTTTGGCGTGTATGGCATGCTGGGTATAGGTTTGCTGCTGTTCTGCCTCAGAGGCTTGTCTGAGCGAGCGCTGTGGTCCGATAAATTGTTGCAGGCAATGTTCTGGCTGCTCAATATAGGGTTGGCAATGATGGTGTTCATGTCGTTGGTACCTGCCGGGATTTACCAGGCCGTGGCAAGCATCAGCAAGGGTATGTGGTATGCACGTTCACCCGAGGTCATCCATTCACACTTTATGGAAACCCTGGTCTGGTTGCGGGTTCCTGGTGACGTCGTGTTTTCTGTTGGTGTCGTCTGCCTGGCTATATTTGCCTTGCGCCTGCTGATAGGCAAAAAGCGCACGCAGGCAAGTGCGCTTGATATGACTTATGCCAAGGCTTCCGGCAAGCTCTAG
- a CDS encoding DUF2249 domain-containing protein — MAHDCSIPVLADGVYEFDARGVAKRFRHAAIFGALSALRPGETMRFCNDHNPLPLLAQIAQHFGTGVKVAYVSQEPGEIIIDFHVAT; from the coding sequence ATGGCTCATGATTGTTCTATTCCCGTTTTGGCCGATGGCGTATATGAATTCGATGCACGTGGAGTTGCCAAGCGTTTTCGCCATGCCGCAATCTTTGGCGCCCTGTCAGCATTAAGGCCGGGAGAAACCATGCGATTTTGCAATGACCATAATCCCTTGCCCTTGCTCGCTCAGATCGCACAACATTTTGGTACGGGTGTAAAAGTGGCCTATGTTTCGCAAGAGCCTGGTGAAATCATTATTGATTTTCATGTGGCGACATAA
- a CDS encoding cupin domain-containing protein, whose translation MAMPHLRSGEMANLLLPEAQLLTVPAHALFKDEHLEVIRMHLAQGRSLPSHHVQGPITIQCLSGEVQIELQAGPRIMHAGDLLYLEAGLPHAVTALSETSFLVTIVLLKVAS comes from the coding sequence ATGGCCATGCCACATTTGCGCTCAGGAGAAATGGCTAATTTGTTGTTGCCTGAGGCGCAATTACTGACAGTGCCAGCGCACGCCTTGTTTAAAGACGAGCATCTGGAAGTCATACGCATGCATCTGGCGCAGGGCAGGAGCCTGCCTTCACATCATGTTCAGGGGCCTATCACCATACAATGCCTGAGTGGTGAGGTACAAATCGAGCTACAGGCTGGACCCAGGATCATGCATGCAGGCGATCTGCTGTATCTGGAGGCTGGTTTGCCGCATGCGGTAACGGCGCTCAGCGAGACTTCTTTTTTGGTGACGATAGTATTGTTGAAAGTCGCAAGCTAG
- the rho gene encoding transcription termination factor Rho: protein MHLSELKALHVSALLEMAIGLDIDNAARMRKQELMFAILKKRAKAGEQIFGDGALEVLPDGFGFLRSPDASYMASTDDIYISPSQIRRFNLHTGDSIEGEVRTPKDGERYFALVKVDKVNGESPEASKHRILFENLTPLHPNKVLTLEREMRGEENTTGRIIDMIAPIGRGQRGLLVASPKSGKSVMLQHVAHAITTNHPDVTLIVLLIDERPEEVTEMQRSVRGEVVASTFDEPATRHVQVAEMVLEKAKRLVEMKKDVVILLDSITRLARAYNTVIPASGKVLTGGVDANALQRPKRFFGAARNVEEGGSLTIIATALIETGSRMDDVIYEEFKGTGNMEVHLERRLAEKRVYPAINLNKSGTRREELLIKPDQLQKIWILRKLLYSMDEIEAMEFILDKMKATKNNAEFFEMMRRGG from the coding sequence ATGCATCTATCTGAATTAAAGGCCTTACACGTATCCGCATTATTGGAAATGGCCATAGGACTCGATATCGATAACGCAGCGCGTATGCGCAAGCAGGAATTGATGTTCGCGATCCTCAAAAAACGTGCAAAAGCAGGCGAACAAATTTTTGGCGATGGCGCCCTAGAAGTATTGCCCGACGGCTTTGGCTTCCTGCGCTCGCCAGATGCCAGCTACATGGCCTCGACTGACGATATCTATATCTCTCCTTCGCAAATCCGCCGTTTCAATCTGCATACTGGCGACTCTATCGAAGGTGAAGTGCGCACACCCAAAGACGGTGAACGCTATTTTGCATTGGTGAAGGTGGACAAGGTCAACGGCGAATCGCCAGAAGCCTCCAAGCACCGCATCCTGTTTGAAAACCTGACACCGCTGCACCCGAACAAGGTATTGACCTTGGAACGCGAGATGCGCGGCGAAGAAAATACCACCGGCCGCATCATCGACATGATCGCCCCTATAGGCCGTGGTCAACGTGGTTTGCTGGTAGCGTCGCCAAAATCCGGTAAGTCCGTCATGCTGCAACACGTGGCACACGCGATTACCACCAATCACCCTGACGTTACTTTGATCGTTTTGCTGATCGACGAACGTCCGGAAGAAGTAACCGAGATGCAGCGTTCAGTACGCGGTGAAGTGGTCGCATCGACTTTCGATGAACCAGCCACCCGTCACGTACAAGTTGCTGAAATGGTGCTGGAAAAAGCCAAACGCCTGGTTGAAATGAAAAAAGACGTGGTCATCCTGCTGGATTCCATCACCCGTCTGGCACGTGCTTACAATACCGTCATCCCTGCATCCGGCAAGGTATTGACTGGTGGTGTGGATGCAAACGCACTGCAACGCCCAAAACGCTTCTTCGGTGCAGCACGTAATGTAGAAGAAGGCGGCTCACTGACCATCATCGCGACAGCCCTGATCGAAACCGGCAGCCGCATGGATGATGTGATCTATGAAGAGTTCAAAGGCACGGGCAATATGGAAGTCCATCTGGAACGCCGCCTTGCTGAAAAACGCGTCTATCCAGCCATCAACCTGAACAAATCCGGTACCCGTCGTGAAGAATTGCTGATCAAACCGGATCAGTTGCAAAAGATCTGGATCTTGCGCAAGTTGCTGTATAGCATGGACGAAATCGAAGCGATGGAGTTCATCCTCGACAAGATGAAAGCCACGAAAAACAACGCAGAGTTTTTTGAAATGATGCGCAGGGGCGGTTAA
- the trxA gene encoding thioredoxin TrxA, with protein MSENIKYVSDASFEADVLKSDVPVLVDFWAEWCGPCKMIAPILEEVAKEYNGKIVVAKMDVDANQAVPAKFGIRGIPTLILFKNGSAAAQKVGALAKGQLISFIDSNI; from the coding sequence ATGAGCGAAAACATCAAATATGTAAGCGATGCTTCATTCGAAGCAGACGTATTGAAATCTGACGTACCAGTATTGGTCGATTTTTGGGCTGAATGGTGTGGCCCTTGCAAAATGATTGCCCCCATACTGGAAGAAGTTGCCAAAGAATATAATGGCAAGATCGTCGTTGCCAAGATGGACGTCGATGCCAACCAGGCAGTTCCTGCCAAGTTCGGTATCCGTGGTATCCCTACCCTGATCCTGTTCAAAAATGGTAGTGCTGCCGCACAAAAAGTAGGTGCATTGGCAAAAGGCCAATTAATCTCTTTCATTGACAGTAATATTTAA